A stretch of DNA from Lotus japonicus ecotype B-129 chromosome 4, LjGifu_v1.2:
GGTGAAGCAATATGTCATGAAATCAGCAATTAGTTTACCTGCTTTGCACAATTACACAGATGGGAAGTACTTGTTCAGATTGAAAGGCAGTGAATAGAACTCCTCACTTCTTGTGTCAGTCTTGAAGGACCGGTACTTGTCCCACCAATGTTTTCCTCTGTCTTTCCTAATAGCAGATTCCTTCTTATGCAGTGTGTTATCCAAGAAATACGCCACAACCCCAGCAACAAATGCTTTTGATTGGAATGGTACATTGACTATATCATTGAACTGCAACACACATAAAAATGCAGTGTAATGTAAGTGGACTCCTCACAAAAGCTAAGAACAACTCCAAGGTTCTATATATCATATTTATAGTTCCATACCCATCTTGCTCCTGTGTGAACTGGACCATAACCATTAATTGCTGTGTACTCGTTGAAGTACTGTGGAATAGACAAGCCCAGGAAGATAGAGAAACCTAAAACGAACTTTGTTCTGAAACTATTGAGGTTGCAGAATTGAAGAAAACTTAGACCTCCAGCTCCTAATGATGAATGAAAGCAAAATATTACATGCTGTGTATTGTAAATATCAAATTTAATCAAAAGTCTGAATATGTTTTCATGAATATAACTTAAACCAGACATACCAACATAACCAAAAAACAAGCAATACAGTGCAGCAATCATGGGAGGTGGAATGGAGGCAAAAACTGCTCCGAATTTCCCTACACAATGAAGAAAAAATCGGTGGTGTTGAACAGAAGAAATGTTAAGGCAAAGTAGATATTCAAATTACAAACATTGAACTTAGCTCCATACTTCAACTCACCTAGAATTGAAAAGAAGATCATAAACCCAGCAGCTATTTGCACCACTCTTCGACTGCCAACACGAGTCAAAGCCAAAAGACCAGCATTCTCTCTACAAGGAAACCAACCAAATACCTTTTATCAACATGGAAGTTGTTTCCTCTTAATAGAAGCAGAGTATAGAAACAGAATGATTTCAGTCTTACACAGATACAGAGGATCCATTGCCGGTTCCAAACAATCCTGATAACAGTATGCCAACTCCCTGAAGAACGAGACAATGCGCAGCCATTAGTATCATCGATTTTGGCTTTAAACCACTATTATTTATAAATTCAATAAATTTCAATCAAAGACATGCAAATTTAAAAGTACTAGCTATTATTGTACCTGCCAACCAATACCCCGACTAAGAATAGATGGGGGTAATGGTGTTGCACTTGCAAATCGGTAAACAGCAGTAAAAGCTCCACTGGACTGcttgtaaaaaataaaacatgagTTTATAACTTAAATCTAGTGAAGTAGTACTACTAAATGAAAATACAAATGAGAAACTGCAGATCACACTACTTCTCAGTTCATGAACAAGTATAAAGGCCATAGCAACATTATTATGCGACAGGCTGAATTTCAGTATAATTACATATCAATTGCAGGAAAGAGTTCTCATTCAAACTTAaaaagaaatagagaagatctaAAGAAAGAAATTACCTCTACAAGAGCAACAAAGGATGCCATCATCATGGCAAAGGCCTCACCTGCATCAAATGAAGGTGCTCCCCATTGGAATGGATACGGAACTCGTATCCTGCAAACCAAAAATCTCACTGAATAAGAAACTACTATCTTGACAACAGAATAGAGGAAGGAAAAAAAAGTAACCCAATGGGTGATGGACAAATCAAAGTCAAAGCATCAAGAGGTTCTTCACATTTGAAACTCAAATGTGAAATTTGATGGAATCAACTAAGATAAATCTCTCCATTAACCACATGTGACATGTCCACAAAGCATCACTCACAAAAACAGTATACTCCAATGGAATTCACAAGAAAAAAATCCCCATAATACCCCtctataaattttaaattttacgaATCAATTATTAAGacataaaatgataaaaaaactcAAATCATAAAATGTTATAGTGAGATAGCATGCCACTATTTAAGGATATCAGgtatttgtaataaaaaaaccaTTTGAGAGTAAACAGTCAATGAATTTCCAACTAACCATGGGGCAGCATCGATTAAGCCAGCACGATCAGTGCGGCAGGTTGTCTGTGTTTTACGTGCAGCATGGTTATAGGCACCCCCAACAGTGAGGATATAAGCATATAACCAGACAATCGCAATTGTAATTAGAACAGCAAAACGGTCAAAGACATGCTTTCCTGAATGTAGTGCATGGGGTACGTACTGCAGAACAACCATTAACTGTGAATAACAAACTCACTTCCACAGAAATCATCAGTCTGGGTTTGTGACAGCTTAAGAAATCTACCTGTGAAACAAATACTAGAATTATAAGCTCCGGCAGTCCTATCTCTACACATTTAGCAACCTGCACCCAAGCCAGGCATCAATAATGAATTATTTTTATCAATTAACTTTGAACACGAGCAACTTAAATTTGTAACATGAGGCTTACCCCAGGAAAGCCTAACTCGTACAGTCCAAAACCAACAAGAGATACCAAAGGAACCACTGAAAGTGGACTTAAGAACCTGAAGAAAGAAGTTGAACTTAGGTCACTTGGGAAAATTTATACTCAACCTTTTCAAATTCTGGAATTATAGTCAAATACAAACTCCATTGCATAAATCACTCAAGTGCATTAGATGAACTCTAAACATCACTTCAGATTGGAGTAACAACTGACAACGAGCATATGTGGCAAAGAGATTCATATAAAGTTTAAACTTTTGCTTAGACATTTTCATGCCATACATACAGACATGTGAAGTACAACACAACAACTTACTAAGAACTTGAGACCAACCTTGCAACATTGCGCCACAGACCACTAAAGCCCAGTACTATTTGAAGGGTTGAAGCAACAATAAGAGCACCTTGGGTTGCCCGCATTATCCTCTTGAATTTCTGATTACAAGGGAAAAAACAAAGCcaaaaagaaggagaagaaagtgatCAAACAGTTCATGTACGCCAAAAAAAAGCAACTAATCAATTCCATCAAGTAACCAGAATCTAAGTCATATTCTGCTTCTTGAATTCAATTTCCCCCTCCCCTCTTAAATTGCCCCATTCCAAGGCCATTAGGTCAAGGCATGCTACAAGGAAACTAGGAATTCAACCCAAGACTTCTGCGTTGACATAGTTCTATCCTACCAATTAACCGAACCCTCATTGGTAAATCCATGCAATTGAAAGCATGGTTGTTAGTTTTTCTGATGACAATTAAAAATACAATGGCTGGATTGAAAGTAATAACAATTCATATGATAATCTTTGTTTAGCTTGCATCTCATTTTCTTACAATGTAAATTAACAGAGCAAGCATATGAACAATGCACAATTTATAGCAAGAACTGTTGTGACCTCTATAGGATCTGGCTCATCACTGAACCGACCAGCAAGAATAATTGAGATTGTTGTTGGAACATAGGTATATGACCCGCCAATTACAGCCGGCAAACGAGTTCCAAACATAGATTGCAGTAATGTGTTGATTCCAGCCACAAATAGTAGTGTCTGGATAACTTTGGCCTTCTCATCCTGCAAAACAATGGACTTTcaattcttctatttttttaataaaaaataatttttggcaGGAGAAAAGTGCAGCTTCAATCAGATTATCAGATATCCCTCAGAAAAAAATCATTACACATCAAAAATGGTTTCTTTGAGTGAATTTAATTGGTTAATGCTTACATTGCCACCTCCCATCTGGGGAACAAGAGCAGTTGGAATTAGCACAGTTGTGCCGAGCATCACAAGATAATGTTGAAAACCAAGAAGTATGGCCTCAGCTGCATCAGAATGCCCCCAAGTTTCTCATCAaattaggaaagaaaaagaaaagcagaCGCCTTAGTCATATTTTCAACAACATAAAGCCCAAGGAAGAAGAGGGGtccttaaattttaaaatacaaaCTACTTAGTATGATGACCAGAAATGGTATTTAGTTTTAACCATGAAATCGACATTGTTGATTGTTCAATCAGAAGTTGTTGACCACATAAACTCAGCGGTATCgtaaaatgttccaaaattcaataattcaataatatatttaaaaaaaatcttattattaaattagtaaaCTACTAAAATGATTACATCAGGTCAGGGGACAGAGTTTATGAAAATGGAATGTGAAGTAGTTTTCCCAATCCAAATCAGGAAATAATCGGCAAGAACCTCAATATGAATGTAGAAATACAACAGAAGGGAAAGCAAGAAGTTCAAAAGAATCTCACTAAATTGGAAACAGGACTTCAATTATTACTTTGAAATTAGTACTTCAAATTGGTTCAAAATCTAATCATGCCATTTGCATAAACCAGAACCCTTATTTCCCCTATTATTACTTTGAAAGCGAAAATTTATGAGGCATGACCAGTGAATTAAACCATACAAAACCCTTTTTCCCCTATTCAGTACCCCCTCCCCCAAACATAGAATTATAATCAGCTTAAGagttaattaacaaaaatagaaTCTTATCTTTTTCATAATAAGGAAAGATTTTAATAGAAAGCCACTTTAGACAAATGGATAAAAAGTAATCAAGCGCAAATAAATGAAGTTACAATAATAAACACTCTTCAATATTCCAGTGTATGAGTTAAGCTTCAAGAGGAATCAGGTTCCAAAACAACAAAGTGCTCAGAAAAGGAATCAAACTCACGCCATGGAGGAGGGCTTGTAATGCAGTAAGAAACATTGGGTAGCTGATCCTTCGGTGGATGTGGCTGTGGCTCATCAGCCTTCGGCGCCGGAGCTCCTCCGCCACCGCCCCCTGCCATCAGTACTTTGAGTCACTCTGAAACAAGCAAAAACTGCAAAGATCAAAACCCAAATCACATCCTCAAAGCAAAAAAAAACACtgaatgaaaagaaaactcagATACCTAAAATGGGTAGCTACAAAACAGAGAAGAAAGTAAAGGGAAAAAGAGCAGTGAGTGTAGCTGTGAGTATGAAAGTAGCAGATAGTTGTATGTAATAGTGAGAATAATTGCAAGTTTCGAGCAAGGAGAATCAATTGGGGGTTGTAAAAGTCAAAAACTCAGGTCCATGAAAGGGTTTGGTTTGTTTGAGGATTAATGGAGtgggaaaggaagagagaaAGGAAAGTGAGAGTGTGGTGTGGTGGTATGGAGGAGTGTGGTAAGTAGGAGAGTGTGGAGTAAAGGAGACTCCAAAGGGTTTAGGAAAGGAAAGGGTATGAGATTCACAAACGATAAAGGTGTGTTTGTGtgtctgtgtgtgtgtgtgtgtgcgcacACAGAATGAATGAACctaccttctctctctttctctttttacCAGAGAATATTGAACACACGGGTTACACAGTTGTGATTAACTCTAAATATGTAATATTAAGTTAATAATACAAATGTTCTTTAGTTTAATTAGTATGAAATTTTTGTGTAATAGTAGTTTAAGCATACAATCAATTGCTTGTTCAATTCTCAACTtgaaaaaactcataaattcaTTAGTTGCTCAGCTCCTACCGCTTAATTGCTGACTTACC
This window harbors:
- the LOC130711178 gene encoding nucleobase-ascorbate transporter 6 — its product is MAGGGGGGAPAPKADEPQPHPPKDQLPNVSYCITSPPPWPEAILLGFQHYLVMLGTTVLIPTALVPQMGGGNDEKAKVIQTLLFVAGINTLLQSMFGTRLPAVIGGSYTYVPTTISIILAGRFSDEPDPIEKFKRIMRATQGALIVASTLQIVLGFSGLWRNVARFLSPLSVVPLVSLVGFGLYELGFPGVAKCVEIGLPELIILVFVSQYVPHALHSGKHVFDRFAVLITIAIVWLYAYILTVGGAYNHAARKTQTTCRTDRAGLIDAAPWIRVPYPFQWGAPSFDAGEAFAMMMASFVALVESSGAFTAVYRFASATPLPPSILSRGIGWQGVGILLSGLFGTGNGSSVSVENAGLLALTRVGSRRVVQIAAGFMIFFSILGKFGAVFASIPPPMIAALYCLFFGYVGAGGLSFLQFCNLNSFRTKFVLGFSIFLGLSIPQYFNEYTAINGYGPVHTGARWFNDIVNVPFQSKAFVAGVVAYFLDNTLHKKESAIRKDRGKHWWDKYRSFKTDTRSEEFYSLPFNLNKYFPSV